The Oscillatoria salina IIICB1 genome window below encodes:
- the plsY gene encoding glycerol-3-phosphate 1-O-acyltransferase PlsY, with the protein MSSSFLISGLLILVAYLLGSIPSGYLAGRWLKGIDIREEGSGSTGATNVLRTVGKTAAVVVLLSDLLKAIVPLLLVKGIYAFISAPILEPILPGNWESWLVAAVAIAAIFGHSKSLFLNFTGGKSVASSLGVLLVMNPLVALGTVAVFGIFLLVFRIVSLSSIAGAIAVNIFMIALAQPLPYKLFALFAGIYVIWRHRTNIERLWKGTEPAIGEKLQQE; encoded by the coding sequence ATGTCAAGCTCATTTTTAATTAGTGGATTACTAATCTTAGTCGCTTATTTATTAGGTTCAATTCCCAGTGGCTATTTAGCAGGACGTTGGTTAAAAGGAATCGATATTCGAGAAGAGGGATCTGGTTCTACGGGAGCAACTAATGTTTTACGGACAGTAGGGAAAACAGCAGCAGTTGTCGTGTTATTATCGGATTTGCTGAAAGCGATAGTTCCTCTGTTGTTAGTTAAGGGAATTTATGCTTTTATCTCTGCTCCGATCTTAGAGCCTATTTTACCTGGAAATTGGGAATCGTGGTTAGTTGCAGCAGTAGCGATCGCGGCAATTTTCGGTCACAGTAAATCACTTTTCTTAAATTTTACTGGTGGGAAATCCGTAGCATCTAGTTTAGGTGTTTTATTAGTAATGAATCCTCTCGTCGCTTTGGGAACAGTCGCAGTTTTTGGGATTTTCTTATTAGTATTTAGAATTGTCTCCTTAAGTTCAATTGCGGGTGCGATCGCAGTTAATATTTTCATGATTGCCCTCGCACAACCCTTACCTTACAAGTTATTTGCTTTATTCGCCGGAATTTACGTGATTTGGCGACATCGTACCAATATCGAACGTTTATGGAAAGGAACCGAACCAGCGATCGGAGAAAAATTACAACAAGAATAA